A genomic region of Prosthecobacter algae contains the following coding sequences:
- a CDS encoding right-handed parallel beta-helix repeat-containing protein translates to MILLSPTIGRHLAVCVIPLLFGWALAQGAVYHVSPTGNDRNTGTIESPFREIRKAITVLTAGDTVIVADGSYKGFDIIGKGAANLDTTITAPGRNAVITPTTDRGINNPYNIQIWECTRLILDGLRTFNSTRAGLRIVYGSHVTVKNGVFGNHENWGIVTSHTDDVVIEANDCYGSRREHGIYVANSGDRPIVRGNRLHDNVASGLRSNGDVIQGGDGIISGALFENNIIYNNGSIGGAGMNLDGLQEGIIRNNLFYNNQATGIALFKGGGAEGPKGMQVLNNTIIVPAAARYNLRITDAIGPIQVRNNLLYNATTAKGPYSWNTPTDAAWTDSDYNVFGGGQFVSTDGEATRISMETWRASGHEPNSRPNVMLINVVVDPASHDYRLKAGSPLIDAGTVLANVPTDILGTSRPLGAKPDIGVYEYGQYAAWKAAEGFSDEVPDDWDSDKDGIPLLLEYALGLDPQESSVMQLPKVRLTEDRLQMDYVRLRTDLFYAAEQSPNLVIWTRNGVDQGLLGPSTTASVPRALFPKRQFMRLQVTLP, encoded by the coding sequence ATGATCCTTCTTTCCCCCACCATTGGCCGCCATCTGGCCGTTTGCGTCATTCCCCTTCTCTTCGGATGGGCGCTGGCACAGGGGGCTGTCTATCATGTCAGCCCCACGGGCAACGACAGGAATACAGGCACCATCGAATCGCCCTTCCGCGAAATCCGCAAAGCCATCACTGTTCTAACCGCCGGCGACACGGTGATCGTCGCCGATGGCAGCTACAAAGGATTCGATATTATCGGCAAGGGTGCCGCCAACCTAGACACCACCATCACCGCCCCTGGTCGAAATGCAGTCATCACCCCCACCACGGATCGGGGTATCAACAACCCCTACAACATCCAGATCTGGGAATGCACCCGGTTGATTTTGGACGGTCTGCGCACCTTCAATTCGACCCGGGCGGGCCTGCGTATTGTTTATGGTTCCCATGTCACGGTCAAAAACGGCGTTTTTGGCAACCATGAAAACTGGGGCATCGTCACCAGCCACACCGACGATGTCGTCATTGAGGCCAATGACTGCTACGGTAGCAGACGGGAACACGGCATCTATGTAGCCAACAGTGGCGACCGCCCCATCGTCCGGGGCAACCGCCTGCATGACAACGTCGCTTCCGGCCTGCGGTCGAATGGCGATGTCATTCAAGGCGGTGATGGGATCATCAGTGGCGCACTGTTTGAGAATAACATCATTTACAACAACGGCAGCATTGGTGGTGCCGGAATGAACCTCGACGGCCTGCAAGAAGGCATCATCCGGAATAACTTATTTTATAACAATCAGGCCACAGGCATCGCCCTGTTCAAAGGTGGCGGTGCCGAAGGCCCCAAAGGCATGCAGGTGCTCAATAACACCATCATCGTCCCCGCCGCTGCACGCTACAATCTGCGCATCACCGATGCCATCGGCCCCATCCAGGTGCGTAACAATCTGCTCTACAACGCCACCACGGCCAAAGGCCCTTACTCATGGAACACGCCCACCGATGCCGCCTGGACAGACAGCGATTACAATGTCTTTGGCGGCGGCCAGTTTGTCTCCACAGACGGAGAAGCCACGCGTATTTCCATGGAGACTTGGCGCGCCTCTGGACATGAGCCCAACTCACGGCCTAACGTCATGCTCATCAATGTGGTGGTGGATCCGGCCAGCCATGATTATCGGCTCAAGGCGGGATCGCCCTTGATTGATGCGGGCACCGTTCTTGCCAATGTCCCCACAGACATCCTGGGCACCTCCCGGCCATTGGGCGCGAAACCCGACATCGGTGTCTATGAGTACGGGCAATATGCAGCCTGGAAGGCGGCGGAGGGCTTCTCCGATGAAGTCCCCGATGACTGGGATTCCGATAAAGACGGCATTCCCCTGCTCCTCGAATATGCCTTGGGCCTGGACCCGCAAGAATCATCCGTCATGCAGTTGCCCAAAGTCCGCCTCACAGAAGACCGGCTGCAAATGGATTACGTGCGGCTTCGCACAGATCTTTTCTATGCTGCCGAGCAAAGCCCCAACTTGGTGATCTGGACTCGAAACGGTGTGGACCAGGGACTCCTCGGCCCCAGCACAACAGCCTCCGTGCCACGCGCCTTGTTTCCCAAACGGCAGTTCATGCGACTGCAGGTGACGCTCCCCTGA
- the dhaL gene encoding dihydroxyacetone kinase subunit DhaL produces the protein MELKPNQVRLMMLQVADAIIVAEPMLSQADRDLGDGDHGLGMKRGMEAVKAQLEPMEPASVEQVFVATGTAMMTSMGGASGALFGTVYRAGGKAVTGREVLDAEGLALFLQAALEGVMKRGGAKPGDKTMIDALAPAADKAKEVSGQPLVEALTAVAAAAEAGKEASKAMIAQFGRAKTLGEACIGFPDAGALSVTIMLQTMLAFVKAD, from the coding sequence ATGGAACTGAAACCCAATCAAGTCCGGCTCATGATGCTACAGGTGGCGGACGCCATCATTGTGGCCGAGCCGATGCTGTCTCAGGCAGATCGCGATCTCGGTGATGGTGATCATGGCCTTGGCATGAAGCGCGGCATGGAAGCGGTGAAAGCCCAACTTGAGCCCATGGAACCTGCCAGCGTGGAGCAAGTCTTCGTCGCTACGGGCACAGCCATGATGACCAGCATGGGCGGTGCCTCCGGCGCCCTCTTTGGTACGGTTTATCGTGCTGGTGGCAAGGCTGTGACAGGCCGCGAGGTTTTGGATGCTGAAGGTCTGGCCCTATTTCTTCAAGCTGCGCTGGAAGGCGTGATGAAGCGTGGCGGTGCCAAGCCCGGTGACAAGACCATGATTGATGCCCTCGCTCCTGCGGCTGACAAAGCCAAAGAAGTCAGTGGCCAGCCTCTGGTAGAAGCTCTGACGGCCGTGGCCGCCGCGGCAGAAGCCGGTAAGGAAGCCAGCAAGGCGATGATCGCCCAGTTTGGCCGTGCCAAGACGCTCGGTGAAGCCTGCATCGGGTTTCCCGACGCTGGTGCTCTCTCTGTGACCATCATGCTGCAGACGATGCTGGCTTTTGTGAAAGCTGACTAA
- a CDS encoding 3-hydroxy-5-phosphonooxypentane-2,4-dione thiolase translates to MADISTSAADKKEKEYFANIPQEAPGFFLKGSHQYDWGLKNRLSQVFNPKDGRTVMLAFDHGYFQGPTTGLERVDQTILPLEPYADCLMLTRGIQRSVIPASTRKAIALRASGGTSMVSPFEEWEGELDGKKIKFGRPGFEPLSNESTALNIEEAIRLNASILAVQVFIGSAYERQSLKNLTDLVDAASRYGIAVMGVTAVGRAMARNAQYFRLATRIMAELGANVVKCYYTEEDFETVTSCCPVPIVIAGGKKLPELEALSMCYNAIQQGANGVDMGRNIFQSDAPISMMQAVRGVVHEGLTPEQGYQMYNDLKAKGTK, encoded by the coding sequence ATGGCCGACATCAGCACCAGCGCAGCAGACAAGAAAGAGAAGGAATACTTCGCCAACATCCCTCAGGAGGCCCCGGGCTTCTTCCTCAAGGGCTCTCACCAGTATGACTGGGGTCTCAAGAACCGCCTCAGCCAGGTCTTCAATCCCAAGGACGGTCGCACCGTCATGCTCGCTTTTGACCACGGTTATTTCCAGGGCCCCACCACCGGCCTGGAGCGTGTGGACCAGACCATTCTCCCCCTGGAGCCCTACGCTGATTGTTTGATGCTCACACGTGGTATCCAGCGCAGTGTCATCCCAGCCTCCACTCGCAAAGCCATCGCCCTGCGCGCCTCCGGCGGCACCTCCATGGTCAGCCCCTTTGAAGAGTGGGAAGGCGAACTGGACGGCAAGAAGATCAAGTTTGGCCGCCCCGGCTTTGAGCCTCTTTCCAATGAGAGCACCGCGCTGAACATCGAAGAGGCCATCCGCCTTAACGCCAGCATCCTGGCCGTGCAGGTCTTCATCGGCAGCGCCTATGAGCGCCAGTCCCTGAAAAACCTGACCGATCTGGTGGATGCAGCGAGCCGTTACGGCATCGCCGTGATGGGGGTGACGGCCGTGGGTCGTGCAATGGCACGCAACGCCCAGTATTTCCGTCTGGCCACGCGCATCATGGCGGAGCTGGGAGCCAACGTGGTGAAGTGCTACTACACGGAAGAAGACTTTGAAACGGTGACGAGCTGCTGCCCGGTGCCGATCGTGATTGCCGGTGGGAAGAAGCTGCCGGAGCTGGAAGCGCTGAGCATGTGCTACAACGCGATCCAGCAGGGAGCCAACGGGGTGGATATGGGACGGAACATTTTCCAGAGCGATGCGCCGATCAGCATGATGCAGGCAGTGCGCGGGGTGGTGCATGAAGGGCTGACGCCTGAACAGGGCTACCAAATGTACAACGACCTGAAGGCCAAGGGCACCAAGTAA
- a CDS encoding Hsp33 family molecular chaperone HslO, with translation MSQMLSPDLSAIEIRCYFVRKRNCLLVRGRFGPLYMDYYLHLMQHGIKHPDKLDQMLKDGLTGVALHLASRPHDEGCAWTINLHDPLLNIFVTGATIPGRVTGRLFTEDVKDTGKSLFIAQTTRTHMQNRQSMIEFQGNDVLAAVEQFYTQSEQRLTRIFRLEDEDFVQISAEPDADEEWLAGLTDADILTLDEAEHLTLLETRSYVFDCGCTAERMFPMLSRLNEEDLGYIFEDGSATITCPRCAAIFRTPKSDFDEWKSRQTS, from the coding sequence ATGAGCCAGATGCTCAGCCCAGACCTGTCCGCCATCGAAATCCGCTGCTACTTTGTGCGGAAGCGTAACTGCCTGCTCGTACGCGGCCGTTTTGGCCCCCTGTACATGGATTACTACCTGCATCTCATGCAGCACGGCATCAAGCATCCGGACAAGCTGGACCAGATGCTCAAGGACGGCCTAACGGGCGTGGCCCTGCACCTGGCTTCACGTCCCCATGACGAAGGCTGCGCCTGGACCATCAATCTTCATGACCCGCTGCTGAACATCTTTGTCACCGGCGCCACCATCCCTGGCCGCGTCACCGGGCGGCTGTTCACGGAAGACGTCAAGGACACGGGCAAATCCCTGTTCATTGCGCAGACCACCCGCACCCACATGCAAAACCGACAGAGCATGATCGAGTTCCAAGGGAACGATGTGCTCGCTGCCGTGGAGCAGTTTTATACCCAGAGTGAGCAGCGGCTCACTCGCATTTTCCGTCTGGAGGACGAAGACTTCGTCCAGATTTCTGCCGAGCCTGATGCCGATGAAGAATGGCTGGCCGGGCTCACCGATGCCGATATCCTCACCTTGGATGAAGCAGAGCACCTGACATTGCTTGAAACCCGCAGTTATGTGTTTGACTGCGGCTGCACTGCCGAGCGCATGTTTCCCATGCTCAGCCGCCTCAATGAAGAGGACCTGGGCTACATTTTCGAAGACGGCTCCGCCACCATCACCTGCCCGCGCTGTGCTGCCATCTTCCGCACACCGAAGTCCGACTTCGACGAATGGAAGTCCCGCCAGACCTCCTGA
- a CDS encoding ApaG domain — protein MNVSFEHLTGLSVTVDEVQYDPTRPAPPDRPHPFVYHVSIHNDSQETVNIFGRKWIVRDTDGDTLVVEGDGVVGQFPKLEPGQTFSYNSYHVIKAESTATGSFFGTTTQGRPVCARIPRFEMHPPLLA, from the coding sequence ATGAACGTTAGCTTCGAGCATCTCACAGGACTCTCCGTCACGGTAGACGAGGTGCAGTATGATCCGACGCGGCCCGCGCCGCCCGACCGGCCCCACCCGTTCGTGTATCACGTCTCCATTCACAACGACTCTCAGGAGACGGTGAACATCTTTGGACGCAAGTGGATCGTCCGCGACACCGATGGCGACACCCTCGTGGTGGAAGGTGATGGTGTGGTAGGCCAGTTCCCAAAACTGGAGCCCGGCCAGACCTTCAGCTACAATTCCTATCACGTGATCAAGGCCGAAAGCACAGCCACGGGTTCCTTCTTTGGCACCACGACTCAAGGCCGCCCTGTCTGCGCGCGCATCCCCCGCTTTGAGATGCACCCGCCGCTGCTGGCCTAA
- a CDS encoding 3-hydroxy-5-phosphonooxypentane-2,4-dione thiolase translates to MADISTSAADKKEKEYFANIPQEAPGFFLKGSHQYDWGLKNRLSQVFNPKDGRTVMLAFDHGYFQGPTTGLERVDQTILPLEPYADCLMLTRGIQRSVIPASTRKAIALRASGGTSMVSPFEEWEGELDGKKIKFGRPGFEPLSNESTALNIEEAIRLNASILAVQVFIGSAYERQSLKNLTDLVDAASRYGIAVMGVTAVGRAMARNAQYFRLATRIMAELGANVVKCYYTEEDFETVTSCCPVPIVIAGGKKLPELEALSMCYNAIQQGANGVDMGRNIFQSDAPISMMQAVRGVVHEGLTPEQGYQMYNDLKAKGTK, encoded by the coding sequence ATGGCCGACATCAGCACCAGCGCAGCAGACAAGAAAGAGAAGGAATACTTCGCCAACATCCCTCAGGAGGCCCCGGGCTTCTTCCTCAAGGGCTCTCACCAGTATGACTGGGGTCTCAAGAACCGCCTCAGCCAGGTCTTCAATCCCAAGGACGGTCGCACCGTCATGCTCGCTTTTGACCACGGTTATTTCCAGGGCCCTACCACCGGCCTGGAGCGTGTGGACCAGACCATTCTCCCCCTGGAACCTTACGCTGACTGCTTGATGCTCACCCGCGGCATCCAGCGCAGTGTCATCCCAGCTTCTACTCGCAAAGCCATCGCCCTGCGCGCCTCCGGAGGCACCTCCATGGTCAGCCCCTTTGAGGAGTGGGAAGGCGAACTGGACGGCAAGAAGATCAAGTTTGGCCGCCCCGGCTTTGAGCCTCTCTCCAATGAGAGCACCGCGCTGAACATCGAAGAGGCCATCCGCCTCAACGCCAGCATCCTGGCCGTGCAGGTCTTCATCGGCAGCGCCTATGAGCGCCAGTCCCTGAAAAACCTGACCGACTTGGTGGATGCAGCGAGCCGTTACGGCATCGCCGTGATGGGCGTGACAGCCGTGGGCCGTGCGATGGCACGCAACGCACAGTATTTCCGTCTGGCCACGCGCATTATGGCGGAGCTGGGAGCCAACGTGGTGAAGTGCTACTACACGGAAGAAGATTTTGAAACGGTGACGAGCTGCTGCCCAGTGCCGATCGTGATTGCGGGTGGGAAGAAGCTGCCGGAGCTGGAAGCGCTGAGCATGTGCTACAACGCGATCCAGCAGGGAGCCAACGGGGTGGACATGGGCCGGAACATTTTCCAGAGCGATGCGCCGATCAGCATGATGCAGGCGGTGCGCGGGGTGGTGCATGAAGGGCTGACGCCTGAGCAGGGCTACCAAATGTACAACGACCTGAAGGCCAAGGGCACCAAGTAA
- a CDS encoding FAD-dependent oxidoreductase — MMLRRTLLAALAATALSTHAQQVWVEAESFANPGGWMLDTQFIDIMGSPYLLAHGMGTPVKNAETDVTVAEPGSYKVWVRTKNWVGPWDAPGAPGKFQVSVNGKTLDKVLGTEGKDWLWQEAGSVELKGTAKIALVDNTGFDGRVDAIVLSKDASFTPPADFAATNALRKKLLGLPAEAPETEEYDLVVVGGGYSGMGAALSGARQGLKVAFIQNRPVLGGNGSSEVQVWAMGGTRRGLYPHLGEIVEEFADRASNSPAATPEEFNDKLKEEVVKAEKTIDLFLNTHVYAVEMEKGADKKIRSVTGLDTKTGKETRFRGKFFSDCTGHGSVGFLAGATILQEEKGRMGMSNMWVLKKSANAKAWPETPWALDLKLEDFPAPKVMEPAGIKNKANMTGYDLGYTPVENSEDYLHGEWFWESGFDQDPIDGLERIRDWNFRAVYGAVTALKKLAPEKYKDYDMQWLAYVGGTRESRRIVGDLILPGEDMVKGIVHPDACVPTTWDQDLHYPKEQYAVKFPENPFISRAQFGKHTDRKNGYPVPYRCLYSKDIGNLFMAGRNISVDRYALGSTRVMRTCGMFGEVVGKAAWISVRHHTTPRGVYEQYLDILKDLMSQPGAMRRDSLEGPLYLPANAKKLPEIVNETLDPKKLEGLVIDDEDAELTGKWTKGEGLKPFVGDHYSYGQDKGASAKFSFAVKESGDYEVRVYWQPHENRGKSVPVTVLSADGEKTVPVDQTKPANGKQGAHTIGTFKFNAGEEAAVIIRTEGAKGNVHLDAVQVVKK; from the coding sequence ATGATGTTACGTCGTACTTTGTTAGCCGCCCTGGCGGCCACTGCTCTTTCCACTCACGCCCAGCAGGTCTGGGTGGAGGCGGAGTCCTTTGCCAACCCTGGTGGCTGGATGCTCGACACCCAGTTCATTGACATCATGGGTTCGCCATACCTGCTTGCGCATGGCATGGGCACTCCTGTCAAAAACGCCGAAACCGATGTCACCGTGGCGGAGCCCGGCAGCTACAAGGTTTGGGTGCGCACGAAAAACTGGGTCGGCCCCTGGGATGCTCCCGGAGCTCCCGGTAAGTTCCAGGTCAGCGTGAACGGCAAAACCCTGGACAAAGTGCTTGGCACTGAAGGCAAGGACTGGTTGTGGCAGGAAGCTGGAAGCGTAGAACTGAAGGGCACAGCAAAGATCGCCCTGGTGGACAACACCGGCTTTGACGGTCGTGTGGATGCCATCGTCCTCAGCAAGGATGCGTCCTTTACGCCGCCTGCGGATTTTGCAGCGACCAATGCTCTGCGCAAAAAGTTGTTAGGCCTGCCTGCTGAGGCTCCTGAGACTGAGGAGTATGACCTTGTCGTCGTCGGTGGTGGTTACTCGGGCATGGGCGCTGCTCTTTCCGGGGCACGCCAGGGCTTGAAGGTCGCCTTCATTCAGAATCGTCCCGTCCTGGGCGGCAACGGCTCCAGCGAAGTGCAGGTCTGGGCCATGGGCGGCACCCGCCGTGGTCTGTATCCGCACCTGGGCGAGATCGTGGAAGAATTCGCGGATCGCGCCAGCAACAGCCCTGCGGCGACCCCTGAGGAATTCAATGACAAGCTCAAAGAAGAAGTCGTGAAGGCCGAGAAGACCATTGATCTCTTTCTCAACACGCATGTCTATGCCGTGGAGATGGAAAAGGGCGCTGACAAGAAAATCCGCAGCGTCACGGGCCTGGATACCAAGACGGGCAAGGAGACTCGTTTCCGTGGCAAGTTCTTCAGTGATTGCACCGGTCATGGTAGCGTGGGTTTCCTCGCAGGAGCCACCATTCTCCAAGAGGAAAAAGGCCGCATGGGCATGAGCAACATGTGGGTGCTGAAAAAATCGGCCAATGCCAAAGCTTGGCCAGAAACCCCCTGGGCACTGGATCTGAAGCTGGAAGATTTCCCGGCTCCCAAGGTGATGGAACCTGCCGGTATCAAGAACAAGGCGAACATGACCGGTTATGACCTGGGCTACACCCCCGTGGAAAACTCCGAGGACTATCTGCATGGCGAATGGTTCTGGGAGAGTGGTTTTGACCAGGACCCGATTGATGGCCTGGAGCGCATCCGTGACTGGAACTTCCGCGCCGTTTACGGGGCTGTGACTGCCTTGAAGAAGTTGGCTCCTGAGAAATACAAGGACTATGACATGCAGTGGCTGGCCTATGTGGGTGGCACGCGTGAATCCCGCCGCATCGTCGGTGATCTCATCCTTCCAGGTGAAGACATGGTGAAGGGGATCGTCCATCCCGATGCCTGCGTGCCCACGACTTGGGACCAGGACCTGCACTATCCGAAAGAGCAGTATGCCGTGAAGTTTCCTGAGAATCCCTTCATTTCCCGCGCCCAGTTCGGCAAGCACACTGACCGCAAAAATGGTTATCCAGTTCCTTACCGCTGCCTTTATTCCAAGGACATCGGCAACCTGTTCATGGCTGGCCGCAACATCAGTGTGGACCGTTATGCCCTGGGTAGCACCCGCGTGATGCGCACCTGCGGCATGTTCGGCGAAGTGGTCGGCAAGGCCGCCTGGATCAGCGTCCGCCATCACACCACCCCGCGTGGCGTCTATGAGCAGTATCTGGACATCTTGAAGGACCTCATGAGCCAGCCCGGTGCGATGCGCCGCGACAGTCTGGAAGGTCCGCTTTATCTGCCTGCCAATGCCAAGAAGCTACCTGAGATCGTCAATGAAACGCTGGATCCCAAAAAGCTGGAAGGTCTGGTCATTGATGATGAAGATGCCGAACTGACGGGCAAGTGGACCAAGGGTGAAGGCCTGAAGCCTTTTGTGGGCGACCACTACAGCTATGGCCAGGACAAAGGTGCCAGCGCCAAGTTCTCCTTTGCCGTCAAAGAAAGCGGCGACTACGAAGTGCGCGTTTACTGGCAGCCCCATGAAAACCGTGGCAAGTCTGTCCCCGTCACCGTGCTGAGTGCCGATGGCGAGAAGACCGTGCCAGTGGACCAGACGAAGCCTGCCAATGGCAAGCAGGGAGCTCATACGATCGGCACCTTCAAGTTCAATGCAGGTGAAGAGGCCGCTGTGATCATTCGCACCGAAGGTGCCAAGGGCAACGTGCACCTGGATGCTGTGCAGGTGGTGAAGAAGTAG
- a CDS encoding iron-sulfur cluster assembly accessory protein: MTTTAAPQAAPNYKIGNEKLIKVLPNAARKLTSLLTKQGRAENGALRVAVVGGGCSGLQYKMDLVDGPANRDIMVISSEVRVVIDPKSALFVSGSELDFSDDLQQGGFKVTNPNAIVTCSCGESFAA; the protein is encoded by the coding sequence ATGACTACCACCGCCGCTCCCCAAGCCGCCCCTAACTACAAGATCGGCAACGAGAAGCTCATCAAAGTACTGCCCAATGCCGCCCGCAAGCTCACCAGCCTGCTGACGAAACAGGGCCGTGCTGAAAACGGCGCGCTGCGCGTGGCCGTCGTCGGCGGCGGATGCTCCGGTTTGCAATACAAAATGGACCTCGTGGATGGCCCAGCCAACCGTGATATCATGGTGATCTCCAGCGAGGTCCGGGTGGTGATTGATCCCAAAAGCGCCCTCTTCGTCAGCGGTTCCGAACTGGATTTCAGCGACGATCTGCAGCAGGGCGGTTTCAAGGTCACCAATCCCAATGCCATCGTCACCTGCTCCTGCGGCGAAAGTTTCGCGGCCTGA
- a CDS encoding L,D-transpeptidase produces MKANTPRRLLQAIALVAVAATMSSCATKKRGNFSTSFDPPAKAVTNPSAVKVKLSTGAQRVYVMQGNEVLLATPCSVGTASTPTPHGTFRIYSKQANRRRQSSPGAGYPMSFWMEFKTAYGMHWGWVKPYPCTHGCVRLPIKSAQKIFSMVPQGAPLIIASSHPEDATIGKTLPVLDDSTLADPPMNYMLSQQVFDDAKKGKIYTY; encoded by the coding sequence ATGAAAGCCAATACCCCTCGTCGTCTCCTCCAGGCCATCGCCCTTGTTGCGGTCGCCGCCACCATGAGCAGTTGCGCCACCAAGAAGCGCGGCAATTTCTCCACCAGCTTTGACCCGCCCGCCAAGGCCGTCACCAATCCTTCCGCCGTGAAGGTGAAGCTGAGCACCGGCGCCCAGCGCGTGTACGTCATGCAGGGCAATGAAGTTCTGCTGGCCACCCCTTGCTCCGTCGGCACGGCGAGCACCCCCACGCCACATGGCACTTTCCGCATCTACAGCAAGCAGGCCAACCGCCGCCGCCAGAGCAGCCCAGGCGCTGGTTACCCGATGAGCTTCTGGATGGAGTTCAAGACCGCCTACGGCATGCACTGGGGCTGGGTGAAACCCTACCCTTGCACCCACGGCTGCGTGCGCCTGCCCATCAAGTCCGCCCAGAAAATCTTCTCCATGGTCCCCCAGGGTGCCCCTCTGATCATCGCCTCCAGCCATCCTGAAGACGCCACCATCGGCAAGACCCTGCCTGTGCTGGATGACTCCACCCTGGCTGACCCGCCGATGAACTACATGCTGAGCCAGCAGGTGTTTGATGATGCCAAGAAAGGCAAAATCTACACCTACTAA
- a CDS encoding DUF1080 domain-containing protein, with product MKTLFSALTFFVIGTLAAQEVAKEAPAKVEWVLFDGTSLKDWEVVDMGGSGEVTMEGGQMIINQGESLSGVVYKKIEELPLSHYEITLQAKRLQGVDFFCGLTFPIGDVKKCATLVCGGWGGSVTGISSIDGLDAANNATGTYQRYEDDKWYTIRLRVTPDNLSAWVDDKQVVDQDIKGRKVALREGPIDAYAPLSLTTFNTMAAIKSVRFKVLTPAK from the coding sequence ATGAAAACTCTGTTCTCCGCCCTTACTTTTTTTGTCATTGGCACCCTTGCGGCCCAGGAGGTGGCCAAAGAAGCCCCGGCCAAGGTAGAATGGGTGCTGTTTGACGGCACCTCCCTCAAGGATTGGGAGGTCGTGGACATGGGCGGCAGCGGCGAGGTGACCATGGAAGGCGGCCAGATGATCATCAATCAGGGCGAGAGCCTCAGTGGCGTGGTGTATAAAAAGATCGAGGAATTACCCCTTAGCCATTATGAAATCACCCTTCAGGCCAAGCGTCTGCAGGGCGTGGACTTCTTCTGCGGGCTTACCTTTCCTATTGGTGATGTAAAAAAGTGCGCCACGCTTGTTTGCGGCGGCTGGGGCGGCAGCGTGACCGGCATCAGCAGCATTGATGGCCTGGATGCTGCCAACAATGCCACGGGCACCTATCAGCGTTATGAAGATGACAAATGGTACACCATCCGCCTGCGTGTGACTCCGGACAATCTCAGCGCCTGGGTGGATGACAAGCAGGTGGTGGATCAGGATATCAAAGGCCGCAAAGTCGCCCTGCGCGAGGGGCCTATTGATGCCTATGCCCCACTGTCACTGACGACCTTCAACACCATGGCGGCGATCAAAAGCGTGCGTTTCAAGGTGCTTACTCCGGCCAAGTAG
- a CDS encoding AraC family transcriptional regulator produces MEKPVLSLVPSGTAHRVVGNRAVALPGVTVDILTTRKIELEQWELRRFHDPYWRLYWPLIAGGIVEIDGKETALAPGNVYLIPPHTTFSTSTYQPFAKWYAHFNLGPLADRAAPGIYQFPITAEMRRLMQKLARPESEKGRFPWHSILWVAEAVQCLPDSVWEQQRLDARVLTAMEFMNTHLSLKLTAEQIAKYAGLSVRNLNHLFQQELQQAPMRVLLDYRLDEACRLLRHGDTSIDEIAEQCGLINRHYLSRMMRQYRNTSPAAYRNEMV; encoded by the coding sequence GTGGAAAAACCCGTTCTCAGCCTCGTCCCCTCAGGCACCGCACACCGTGTGGTGGGAAACCGCGCCGTAGCCCTGCCCGGTGTCACGGTGGACATCCTGACCACCCGGAAGATCGAGCTGGAGCAGTGGGAACTGCGGCGGTTTCACGATCCCTACTGGCGGCTGTATTGGCCACTCATCGCGGGCGGCATCGTCGAAATTGATGGGAAAGAAACAGCCCTCGCGCCGGGCAACGTTTACCTCATTCCGCCCCACACCACCTTCAGCACTAGCACGTACCAGCCCTTCGCCAAATGGTACGCGCATTTCAACCTGGGGCCGCTGGCAGATCGCGCAGCCCCTGGCATCTACCAGTTTCCCATCACTGCCGAGATGCGCCGACTGATGCAGAAACTGGCCCGCCCAGAAAGTGAAAAAGGCCGCTTTCCCTGGCACTCCATTCTGTGGGTGGCGGAGGCTGTGCAATGCCTGCCCGACAGCGTCTGGGAGCAGCAGCGGCTGGATGCCCGTGTGCTGACGGCGATGGAATTCATGAACACCCACCTGAGCCTGAAGCTAACGGCAGAACAAATCGCCAAATACGCGGGGCTGAGTGTGCGAAATCTGAACCATCTCTTTCAGCAGGAACTTCAACAGGCCCCCATGCGCGTTCTGCTGGATTACCGGCTGGATGAAGCCTGCCGCCTTCTGAGACACGGCGATACCAGCATTGACGAAATCGCGGAACAGTGTGGTCTGATCAACCGCCACTATTTGAGCCGGATGATGCGGCAATACCGCAACACATCCCCGGCGGCCTACCGCAATGAGATGGTGTGA